The Methanosarcinales archaeon genome includes the window TTTTTCATATCAATTAAATACACCACGGTCGCCATTGCCGTGTTACTGCTCTATACAGCACCTATCTACGTGGCTCTATTATCTCCCTTGATACTCAAAGAACCCATTACCCGCCATGGTCTTGCTGCTCTCATCCTGGCGATAGCAGGTGTCATCATGGTGGTTCAACCCCAGACCATATCCCGGGATACAGGTCAGGTCACAGGGCTGGCAGCTGGATTGGTCTCAGGGCTGGCATATGCATGCATGATCCTTGTATCCAGAAAACTCAGGAACCATTACACAGGGACAGTACAGGCTTCATGGGCCCTGTTCATAACAATGGTCATATTTATTCCATATTCAATAGTTCCCATGGTAGTGTTGCTCGACAACCTGTTACTACTGATACCCTTTGGCTTCATACCCACCATTGCACTCATTCTATATCTGAGCGGTTTGCGACACATAAAAGCTCAGAACGCCAGCATCATGGGACTGCTGGAACCAGTAAGTGCTGCAGTATTTGCCTATATCATCCTCAGCGAGCCCTTCTCAATACCCACACTGACAGGCGGAGGACTAATATTGCTTGGTGCATTTTTAGTCAGCAGGGAAAAGCCAGTGGAATATATCCATGAATGATTTCAGGGCAGGCCAGCTGCACCTTTTCCGGTCCCCGAAATAGTTCCACATTGACCTTATCGTCTACTTGGCGTTTATTTATTACCTTGATCACGATGGCAATTACCAAAAAAAAAAAATTAGCTACATTCCCATGTAGCTCTCAGGTCCCATACCAGGCATGCCCGGCATGCTGCCCTTCTCTTCTGGAATGTCAGATACCAGTGCTTCCGTGGTCAGCACCAGACTGGCGATACTGGCTGCATTCTGCAATGCGCTTCGTACCACTTTCACAGGATCAATGATACCGGCCTCGATCATATCCTTATAGGTATCTGTCTTAGCATCATATCCCATATTTGGGTTGGTCTCAGCTTTCAAATGCTCTACAACCACAGAGCCTTCCTTACCTGCATTGGTAGCGATCTGTTTCACTGGTTCTTCGACGGCCAGACTGACAATATCCAGCCCTATCTTCTGGTCACCTTCCAGGGAGAGATGGTCAAGAGCGACGATTGACCTGAGCAACGCGATACCGCCGCCTGCCACCACGCCTTCCTCGATGGCAGCTTTGGTGGCATTCAAGGCATCATCGATGCGCATCTTCTTTTCTTTGAGCTCGGTCTCGGTGGCTGCACCTACATTAATGACCGCCACGCCGCCTGCCAGCTTACCCAGGCGCTTCTTCAGGTTCTTTACCTTGTAATCGGAATCTTCCAGCTTGATCTGGCCTTCAAGGATAGTAACCCTCCGGTCAATATCTTCTTTCTTGCCCTGTCCTTCGATAATAATGGTCTTCTCCTTGTTCACCCTGATCTTCCTGGCGCTGCCCAGATCGTCCAGCGTGGTATTTTCCAGCTTCATGCCCTTCTCTTCACTTATGACCTTCCCGCCAGTGACTGCTGCAATATCTTCCAGCATTTCCTTGCGCTCGTCCCCGAATCCCGGGGCCTTGACAGCGCAAACCCTCAATGTACCGCGAATGATATTCAGTACCATGGTGGCCAGGGCTTCACCTTCAACATCCTCGGCAATGATAAGAAGCGGTTTATTGTCCTTCACCACGGCTTCTAATATGGGAAGAAATTCCTTCATGGAGCCGATCTTCTTGTCAAATATGAGGACCCTGGGTTCTTCCAGGACAGTTTCCATCCTCTCGGTGTCAGTTGCCATGTACGGTGAGATGTACCCCTTATCGAACTGCATGCCTTCCACAACTTCCAGGGAAGTTTCCATGGATTTTGCCTCTTCAACAGTAATGACGCCATTAGCCCCCACTTTGTCCATAGCATCTGAGATCAAATTCCCGATGACTTCATCATTGTTAGCTGAGACGGTGGCAACCTGGGTGATCTTTTCCTTACCCTTGACCTCTTCGCTCTTTGACTTTATGTATTCAACGATAGCTTCTGTTGCTTTGTCGATACCCTTCTTGATCTCAATAGGATTGGCTCCCACAGTGATGTTACGCATTCCCTTGTGCAGGATGGCCTGGGCCAGCAAACAGGCTGTGGTGGTCCCATCTCCTGCTACATCCTGGGTCTTTGTGGCAACTTCCTTGACCAGTTTGGCACCCATATTCTCATTTGGATCTTCCAGATCGATCTCTTTTGCAATGGTTACCCCATCATTGGTTATGGTTGGACTTCCATAGCTGGATGATAGTACGACATTCCTGCCTTTTGGTCCGAGTGTGATCTTTACAGTATTGGCAAGCTGGTCCACACCTCTCATGAGGGCATGCCTTGCTTCATCATCAAAAACTATTCTTTTTGCCATTATTTTCACCTACTCCAATTTCGCGATTACATCCTTGCAGTTCAGGACAATATATTCCTCGCCATCTATCTCAAACTCTTCAGAGCTGTAGCCGGCATATAAGACTAAATCGCCAATTTTCACTGGAAATTTATCTTCATCTTTGACAGTACCTAATTCCACCACAATACCCTGTTTCTTCTTTTCCTTGGCAGCTTCTGGAATATAGATCCCGCTGGCGGTCCTTTCTTCTTCTTTGACCGGTTTGATTAAAATTCTTTCACCTATTGGTTTTATATTCATAGTATCACCTTGTCCCACTATTCTAACTATAAAATTATATGAAGAACCCATTGGTCCAGCATCTACATTGTTAGCGGTTCTATAAAAACATATCGTTCACTGGATATCCATACCCATATCCAGCCACTGTGCAAAATGGATAAGTGATCCCATAGATATCACATCCACCCCTGTAGCAGCATATTCCTTAACATTCTCAGGTCTTATACCGCCTGAGGCCTCAAGTATTATACCGCTGTGCAGATTTGCATCTTCCAGTTGTTTGATGCAATTTTGTATCTCCTCAGGTTGCATATTATCGAACATGATGATATCAGCACCTGCTCTTGCAGCTGCCAGCATCTGAGAGCTATCAGATACTTCCACTTCGATCTTTTTTGTAAAACTGGCAGTTGCCTTTGCAACTTTTACAGCCTCTTCTATGCCCATTATAGTAATGTGGTTGTCCTTGATCATCACCGCATCTGATAGCGTATACCTATGGCTGTCACCACCACCGGACTGAACAGCCCTTTTTTCGAACTTCCTAAATCCCGGGGTGGTCTTTCTGGTACATGCCACCCTCACCTCTCCTGCATCAGCCATACACCTGGCAGTAATTGTAGCTATCCCACTCATCCTGCACAGGAAATTGAGGCTCAGCCGCTCGGCTCTTAATACGTCCCGGGCTTTACCCCGGACTTCTGCAATGACATCGCCTGATTGAATGGATTCACCATCATGGAAACCTGATTTGAATTCAAGTCCAAAATAATCAAATATCTGGTACGCTTCTTCCAGTCCCGCCAGTACCCCATCTTCTTTGGCAATGATCCTTGCATGCACCCACTTCTCTGGCACTATTGTGCATGAGGTATCATCAGCTCCCACGTCCTCTTCAATGAATCGTTCCAGTTCAGTTATCAGCAAGCTTGGACCTCCAGATATTGATATGTTTTTCAACAGTATTATCAATATCGATAATTATTACTCCGATTCTATAATCTTAAGTATTTCAGTAAAATCTGATAAGATATAATCAGGTTTGGCTGCCTGAATGGTATCTAGGCTGTCCTTGGTACCGTACTTTGCCATTGCAGCGATCATACCCGCGGCCTTTGCACCTTTGATATCCCGCTCAACGCTGTCGCCTACAAATAAAACATCTCCGGGATCCAATTGCAGCTGCTGTAGTGCATATTCAAATGGAAGTCCCCCTGTTTTCGGAGCACCACTATCATCCCTGGTAATAACATGATCAAAGAAATGCTGCAGCCTCATTGCGCACAATCTCTGCCATCCTTTCAACCTGGGAGCATCTGTCACAATTCCGATGACCAGACCCTTTTTTATTATTTTTATCAATGTGGATACAACATTGGGATACGGTTCCAAAAAAGACGGTTTTGTGCGAAGGTATGCATTGATCCCTGCAGCCAGTATGCGCTCATCAACCTGGCCAAACCTGCGCTTTAAGAACTCAGAAAAAGCGTTGTCAGACTCAATACCAACTTCCCAGTAGGTCTTAAAAATGATATCAAAAGCTTCTTTCTGGTCAATATCCAGTCCCTGGTCAATCATAGCCCTGATGGCCATATTCACTGCCATGTGTTTCATTTCAGAGAAATCCAGCAATGTATTATCCAGATCGAACAGGACTGCTTTGATCGTCATTGAGGAATAATGTATAAAGGAGTACATAAATAAATATTGATTAAAGTCATATGCTATTAGGTATTTTTTTATAAACTGAATATTAGGGGTAAAAATTATGAGAATCGCATGGGCAATTACAGGGGCAGGTCATTATATTAAGGATAGTTTTGATGTATTCACGAAACTCAAACAGGGCATGCCAGATCTAAAAGTAACAATATTCATATCTGGGGCTGGAGAAGAGGTCTTGAAGATGTACGGCCTGTTCGATAGACTGGATAGTATCGCACCTGGCGGGTATATGGAAGAGATATTCCTGGAATCGAACCAGGGTTGGAGTTACCCGAAAGTCGGCAGGTTCCTGATGGGAAAATATGAGCATCTGGTAGTAACACCTGCCACATCCAATACAGTAGCAAAAATAACTCACGGCATTGCAGATACCCTCGTCACCAATGCAGTGACCCAGGCGGTTAAAGGCAGCGTTCCAGTACATGTGGTGCCAGTGGATGTTGCAGGAGTTGTTCGCTCAGAACTGCCATACAATATTGATAGGGATATTTGTATGAATTGTGATCCCTGTCCCCCAGGGATGAATGTCCTGAAGAAGCTATTACAGCAGAACCACAGATCGATCTATTGTTGTGCAATGGGTGTGGAATTTGTGTTAAAGTCTGCCAGTACGATGCCATAAAGGGTGGTGAAGTAGAACTCAAGGAAAGGGACCTGGACAGCAGGAACGTTCAGATTTTAAGAGGACTTGATGAGATCACTGTACTGGATAACCCAAATGATATTTTGGAAATAATCCTCTAAAACGATATAATTTTTCACAACATGATAAATACAATCAGCTACTTTCTGTTGCAAGAATAACGATGCTAATTGACATACTGCTCTTTTTAATTTCAATCCCCATCCTCATATATTCAAGTGATTTTTTCATAGATAATGCTTCAAAACTGGCCAAATCAATTGGAGTATCTGAATTTTGTATTGGCATTACTGTTGTGGGAATTGGTACGTCATTTCCAGAGATCATGGTAACTTATTATGCATCTTTTACTGGAGAATCAGGGATTGTGCTGGGCAATATAATCGGCTCCAATATTACCAATATAGCACTTATTCTGGGAGTTGCGTTTTTTATAAGAAATACTGTGATATCAGACAGCCATATAGTAAAAGACAGTATTGTCCATCTAATTGTACTTATTCTTGGGACCATTATCTTCCTGTCAGGTAACAATATCAGTAGGCCTGAAGGGGTGATCTTGACTGTTGTATATGTATTATATATTATATATTCATTAAAATCCAATAAAAGATCTGAAGAAAAAACCACTCATGATAATTTTGTTCTAAAAAGGACAGTTTACATTATTATTGCGTTGACAGGGGTGCTCATTGGCAGCAAATTATTGGTTGAATCAGCAGTAGTAATTGCAAATATGTTGGGAATATCAAGTGCAGTTATTGCCATTACAGTGATAGCTTTTGGAACGTCTTTGCCGGAACTGGCAGTTTCGATATCAGCGGCCAAACGGGGATTTACCTTGTTAATTCTTGGAAATATCATGGGTTCCAATGTCACCAATATGATGCTTGCCATGGGTACTGCTTCTATGATACGGGAAGTAGTTATTGAAGATGTTCATTTCAT containing:
- a CDS encoding EamA family transporter — encoded protein: FFISIKYTTVAIAVLLLYTAPIYVALLSPLILKEPITRHGLAALILAIAGVIMVVQPQTISRDTGQVTGLAAGLVSGLAYACMILVSRKLRNHYTGTVQASWALFITMVIFIPYSIVPMVVLLDNLLLLIPFGFIPTIALILYLSGLRHIKAQNASIMGLLEPVSAAVFAYIILSEPFSIPTLTGGGLILLGAFLVSREKPVEYIHE
- the groL gene encoding chaperonin GroEL (60 kDa chaperone family; promotes refolding of misfolded polypeptides especially under stressful conditions; forms two stacked rings of heptamers to form a barrel-shaped 14mer; ends can be capped by GroES; misfolded proteins enter the barrel where they are refolded when GroES binds), coding for MMAKRIVFDDEARHALMRGVDQLANTVKITLGPKGRNVVLSSSYGSPTITNDGVTIAKEIDLEDPNENMGAKLVKEVATKTQDVAGDGTTTACLLAQAILHKGMRNITVGANPIEIKKGIDKATEAIVEYIKSKSEEVKGKEKITQVATVSANNDEVIGNLISDAMDKVGANGVITVEEAKSMETSLEVVEGMQFDKGYISPYMATDTERMETVLEEPRVLIFDKKIGSMKEFLPILEAVVKDNKPLLIIAEDVEGEALATMVLNIIRGTLRVCAVKAPGFGDERKEMLEDIAAVTGGKVISEEKGMKLENTTLDDLGSARKIRVNKEKTIIIEGQGKKEDIDRRVTILEGQIKLEDSDYKVKNLKKRLGKLAGGVAVINVGAATETELKEKKMRIDDALNATKAAIEEGVVAGGGIALLRSIVALDHLSLEGDQKIGLDIVSLAVEEPVKQIATNAGKEGSVVVEHLKAETNPNMGYDAKTDTYKDMIEAGIIDPVKVVRSALQNAASIASLVLTTEALVSDIPEEKGSMPGMPGMGPESYMGM
- the groES gene encoding co-chaperone GroES, whose product is MNIKPIGERILIKPVKEEERTASGIYIPEAAKEKKKQGIVVELGTVKDEDKFPVKIGDLVLYAGYSSEEFEIDGEEYIVLNCKDVIAKLE
- the nadC gene encoding carboxylating nicotinate-nucleotide diphosphorylase is translated as MLITELERFIEEDVGADDTSCTIVPEKWVHARIIAKEDGVLAGLEEAYQIFDYFGLEFKSGFHDGESIQSGDVIAEVRGKARDVLRAERLSLNFLCRMSGIATITARCMADAGEVRVACTRKTTPGFRKFEKRAVQSGGGDSHRYTLSDAVMIKDNHITIMGIEEAVKVAKATASFTKKIEVEVSDSSQMLAAARAGADIIMFDNMQPEEIQNCIKQLEDANLHSGIILEASGGIRPENVKEYAATGVDVISMGSLIHFAQWLDMGMDIQ
- a CDS encoding HAD-IA family hydrolase, producing the protein MTIKAVLFDLDNTLLDFSEMKHMAVNMAIRAMIDQGLDIDQKEAFDIIFKTYWEVGIESDNAFSEFLKRRFGQVDERILAAGINAYLRTKPSFLEPYPNVVSTLIKIIKKGLVIGIVTDAPRLKGWQRLCAMRLQHFFDHVITRDDSGAPKTGGLPFEYALQQLQLDPGDVLFVGDSVERDIKGAKAAGMIAAMAKYGTKDSLDTIQAAKPDYILSDFTEILKIIESE
- a CDS encoding calcium/sodium antiporter, with the protein product MLIDILLFLISIPILIYSSDFFIDNASKLAKSIGVSEFCIGITVVGIGTSFPEIMVTYYASFTGESGIVLGNIIGSNITNIALILGVAFFIRNTVISDSHIVKDSIVHLIVLILGTIIFLSGNNISRPEGVILTVVYVLYIIYSLKSNKRSEEKTTHDNFVLKRTVYIIIALTGVLIGSKLLVESAVVIANMLGISSAVIAITVIAFGTSLPELAVSISAAKRGFTLLILGNIMGSNVTNMMLAMGTASMIREVVIEDVHFIQFSLAFMLLLSIILMAAMKKKDISRLWGVLYMMMYIIFIGLSCSGLIIRFNLPV